GTGGATCTAATGAAACCCAGATTCAAAATGCTGATAGCCACTATGCTGTCAGCGGCGCTCCTGGTAGCGGGATGCGGTCAAAAAGCAGCGGCGCCCAAAGCCGGGGAGTATGTCCTGAAAGTCGGTTACAGCGGCAGCCTGTGCGAAGGTCCGGTGCACATGGCCTATGAAAAAGGTTTTTTTGCCGAAGAAGGTCTGAAAGTGGAGCTGATTAAACTGGCTCCCGGCACTGCCTTTGAAGCTATTACCGCCGGTCAGGTAGAAGCGGGCTTCGGCTTGTTGGCCAGCCTGATCCAGCCTCTTTCCAACGGTCTGCCGATTAAAATCACCACCGGCCTCCATACTGGCTGCGACAAGGTGTTGGTTCCTAAAACCTCCGGCATCAATACCGCTGCTGACCTCAAAGGCAAACGCATCGGCGTTCCCAGCCTGACCAGCAGCCCGATTATTTTCGCCAAGCGTGCCTTAGCTGCCGCCGGGATCGGCGTGAGCGAAAAAAACTTAGAAGTTGAATTTGTCGTGTTCAGCAACGCCGAACTGCCCCTAGCCTTGCAAAAAGGCGCTATTGACGCTATTGCCGCCAATGACCCGGTGGCCTCGATCGCCGCCAGGGAGTATAATTTGAACACTCTGCTGGATTCGGCGGTAACCGCTCCCTATCACGAGCAATATTGCTGCTCGGCGTATGTAAAAGATACTTTGGCCAAAAATAATCCGGAAATAGCCGCGAAATACACCCGTGCCATGCAGAAAGCCAGCGCCTATGTGGCTCAACATCCCGACGAAGTTGCCAAAATCCAGGTAGAGAAAAAGTATGTGGCCGGCGATGCCGCCTTTAATGCTCAGGTATTAAAGACCTTCAACTACATTCCCTCGGTGTCCGGCGCTTATGATGCCTTTGG
The nucleotide sequence above comes from Acetonema longum DSM 6540. Encoded proteins:
- a CDS encoding ABC transporter substrate-binding protein, whose product is MKPRFKMLIATMLSAALLVAGCGQKAAAPKAGEYVLKVGYSGSLCEGPVHMAYEKGFFAEEGLKVELIKLAPGTAFEAITAGQVEAGFGLLASLIQPLSNGLPIKITTGLHTGCDKVLVPKTSGINTAADLKGKRIGVPSLTSSPIIFAKRALAAAGIGVSEKNLEVEFVVFSNAELPLALQKGAIDAIAANDPVASIAAREYNLNTLLDSAVTAPYHEQYCCSAYVKDTLAKNNPEIAAKYTRAMQKASAYVAQHPDEVAKIQVEKKYVAGDAAFNAQVLKTFNYIPSVSGAYDAFGITAGELQKVGMLGANVDVPALQKNSFVTLPGVPDTVK